From Streptomyces asiaticus, one genomic window encodes:
- a CDS encoding immune inhibitor A domain-containing protein → MNSQRRAARSAAIATVVAALGAAALSTGMAQADAPSTRVERHDPAPAKTDVQHDLEGPYSKQREAQRQEALRQVISGDAKATTRGASKVVKLGKGKYVELAREKTDKIFTILVDFGDKVDDTTMYDPDGDGPKPPVKKYGGDPGPAHNTIAQPDRADDNSTAWQKDYNRQHFQDLYFSTEKKKQSLKKYYEKQSSGRYSVDGEVSDWVKVDWNEARYGSNYCGDTNCANAWDLIRDGVNQWAKDQKAAGRTDAQIKADLAKYDQWDRYDYDADGNFNEPDGYIDHFQIVHAGEDESAGGGVQGENAIWAHRWYAYGTDAGKTGPGENKSGGTQIGDTGIWVGDYTMQPENGGLGVFAHEYGHDLGLPDEYDTTGKGESSVAYWSLMSAGSWLGTGKDAIGDLPGDMNAWDKLQLGWLNYASAKAGKKSTHTLGVAEYNTKNKQALVVELPPKAVTTEVVAPAEGSKQWWSGMGDDLKNTLTRSVDLTGKSKASLDLQGWWDIEENYDYLYAEVSTDGGANWTPVDGTADGKAIPRDAGDKPALTGTSGAYKKLSFPLDAYAGKKIDLRFRYQTDGGVAQKGFAADAITLTADGAPVFSDGAEGDDNGWTANGFSRIGGSFTKDYPQYYLAENRQYVSYDTTLKTGPYNFGWASSRPSWVEHFPYQNGLLIWQWDTSQPDNNVGVHPGSGLILPIDAHPAAEKWADGKLMRNRVQAYDSPFSRLPSDGFTLHNDGKAAKVKPKPGIPVFDDHKGTYWDESNPTGSVKIADTNTRIKILKELPGGSTMTVQVGPSAS, encoded by the coding sequence GTGAACAGCCAACGGAGGGCGGCCAGATCGGCCGCCATAGCCACAGTGGTGGCCGCGCTCGGAGCGGCGGCACTCTCGACCGGCATGGCCCAGGCGGACGCACCGTCTACGCGTGTCGAGCGCCATGACCCGGCGCCCGCGAAGACGGATGTCCAGCACGACCTCGAAGGTCCCTACAGCAAGCAGCGGGAAGCGCAGCGCCAGGAGGCGCTGCGTCAGGTCATCTCCGGTGACGCCAAGGCGACCACGCGCGGGGCGTCCAAGGTCGTGAAGCTCGGCAAGGGCAAGTACGTCGAGCTGGCCCGGGAGAAGACCGACAAGATCTTCACCATCCTGGTCGACTTCGGCGACAAGGTGGACGACACCACCATGTACGACCCGGACGGGGACGGCCCCAAGCCGCCGGTGAAGAAGTACGGCGGCGACCCGGGCCCGGCGCACAACACCATCGCCCAGCCGGACCGCGCCGACGACAACAGCACGGCCTGGCAGAAGGACTACAACCGCCAGCACTTCCAGGACCTCTACTTCTCCACGGAGAAGAAGAAGCAGTCCCTGAAGAAGTACTACGAGAAGCAGTCCTCGGGCCGCTACTCGGTGGACGGCGAGGTCTCCGACTGGGTCAAGGTCGACTGGAACGAGGCCCGCTACGGCTCCAACTACTGCGGCGACACCAACTGCGCCAACGCCTGGGACCTGATCCGCGACGGCGTCAACCAGTGGGCCAAGGACCAGAAGGCGGCCGGCCGCACCGACGCGCAGATCAAGGCGGACCTGGCCAAGTACGACCAGTGGGACCGCTACGACTACGACGCCGACGGCAACTTCAACGAGCCCGACGGCTACATCGACCACTTCCAGATCGTCCACGCCGGTGAGGACGAGTCCGCAGGCGGCGGGGTCCAGGGCGAGAACGCCATCTGGGCGCACCGCTGGTACGCGTACGGCACCGACGCGGGCAAGACCGGCCCGGGCGAGAACAAGTCGGGTGGTACGCAGATCGGCGACACCGGCATCTGGGTCGGCGACTACACGATGCAGCCGGAGAACGGCGGCCTCGGCGTCTTCGCCCATGAGTACGGCCATGACCTGGGCCTGCCGGACGAGTACGACACCACCGGCAAGGGGGAGTCGTCCGTCGCCTACTGGTCGCTGATGTCCGCGGGATCCTGGCTCGGCACCGGTAAGGACGCCATCGGCGACCTGCCCGGCGATATGAACGCCTGGGACAAGCTCCAGCTGGGCTGGCTGAACTACGCCTCGGCCAAGGCCGGTAAGAAGTCCACCCACACCCTCGGGGTGGCCGAGTACAACACCAAGAACAAGCAGGCGCTGGTGGTCGAGCTGCCCCCCAAGGCCGTCACCACCGAGGTGGTCGCCCCCGCCGAGGGCTCCAAGCAGTGGTGGAGCGGGATGGGTGACGACCTCAAGAACACCCTGACCCGGTCCGTGGACCTCACGGGCAAGTCCAAGGCCAGCCTGGACCTCCAGGGCTGGTGGGACATCGAGGAGAACTACGACTACCTCTACGCCGAGGTCTCCACGGACGGCGGCGCCAACTGGACGCCCGTCGACGGCACCGCGGACGGCAAGGCCATCCCGCGCGATGCCGGTGACAAGCCGGCACTGACCGGCACCTCGGGCGCGTACAAGAAGCTCTCCTTCCCGCTGGACGCCTACGCGGGCAAGAAGATCGACCTGCGCTTCCGCTACCAGACCGACGGCGGTGTGGCGCAGAAGGGCTTCGCGGCCGACGCGATCACCCTGACCGCGGACGGCGCCCCGGTCTTCAGCGACGGCGCCGAGGGCGACGACAACGGCTGGACGGCGAACGGCTTCTCGCGCATCGGCGGCTCCTTCACCAAGGACTACCCGCAGTACTACCTCGCCGAGAACCGCCAGTACGTGTCGTACGACACCACCCTCAAGACCGGTCCGTACAACTTCGGCTGGGCCTCCAGCCGGCCCAGCTGGGTCGAGCACTTCCCGTACCAGAACGGGCTGCTGATCTGGCAGTGGGACACCTCGCAGCCGGACAACAACGTCGGCGTCCACCCGGGCAGCGGTCTGATCCTGCCGATCGACGCGCACCCCGCCGCCGAGAAGTGGGCGGACGGCAAGCTGATGCGCAACCGGGTCCAGGCGTACGACTCGCCCTTCAGCCGGCTCCCCTCGGACGGCTTCACGCTGCACAACGACGGCAAGGCCGCCAAGGTGAAGCCGAAGCCGGGCATCCCGGTCTTCGATGACCACAAGGGTACGTACTGGGACGAGAGCAACCCGACCGGCAGTGTCAAGATTGCTGACACCAACACCCGGATCAAGATCCTCAAGGAGCTCCCGGGCGGCTCGACGATGACCGTCCAGGTCGGACCGTCCGCCTCCTAG